In one Thermodesulfobium acidiphilum genomic region, the following are encoded:
- a CDS encoding Sec-independent protein translocase subunit TatA/TatB, whose translation MIGTQELVIVLVIALILFGPSRLPELGNSVGKAIKSFKEGMDEVTQEPKKEEKKDATEISAKVEDSEKK comes from the coding sequence ATGATCGGTACCCAGGAGTTAGTTATTGTTCTGGTAATAGCTTTAATCTTGTTTGGCCCAAGCAGGTTGCCAGAACTAGGAAATTCTGTTGGTAAGGCTATAAAGTCTTTCAAAGAGGGAATGGACGAGGTTACACAAGAACCCAAAAAGGAAGAGAAAAAAGATGCTACAGAGATTAGCGCAAAGGTTGAGGATAGCGAGAAAAAGTAA
- a CDS encoding NCS2 family permease, translating to MIDLMEKVFHLNSRKTNIKIEIIAGFTTFITLSYIIFVNPTILSQAGIPKEAAIGATIYSTIIATLLMGLWANLPIAVAPGMGLNAFFTYTVVIGMGLPWETALGAVFVSGIFFFILSITNIRKAIFMGIPTVLRTSIAVGIGLFIALIGFKNAGIIVENKDTLVSFGHLLSPGVLVALLGLLITATLMSKGTKGAILIGILLTTLFSIIFGITKAPTSVSNLISFSVPNVSDTLLKMNLLGAIHYGILGIIFTFSIVELFDNMGTLIGLTTKGKIIDRDGNIPNLNKALVSDSIGTMISAILGTSTVTSYIESAAGIAEGGRTGLSALVVALCFGLAVIFTPLIGIVPAVATSPALIMVGTLMFSEIHRIDFSDLTESFPAFMTIILMPLSFSIANGIAAGFISYVSLKALAGKFKEINLVSLVIAIAFLINFVLRLH from the coding sequence ATGATAGATCTGATGGAAAAAGTCTTTCATCTAAATTCTAGAAAAACAAACATCAAAATTGAAATTATTGCTGGTTTTACAACTTTCATTACGCTATCTTATATCATCTTTGTAAATCCAACAATACTTTCTCAGGCAGGCATACCTAAAGAAGCTGCAATTGGAGCAACAATTTATTCTACTATAATTGCAACACTTTTAATGGGTCTTTGGGCAAATCTGCCAATAGCTGTAGCGCCTGGCATGGGTTTAAATGCTTTCTTCACATATACTGTAGTAATAGGAATGGGACTACCCTGGGAAACTGCTTTAGGAGCTGTTTTTGTTTCAGGAATATTTTTCTTTATTTTAAGCATCACAAACATTAGAAAAGCAATCTTTATGGGCATTCCAACGGTTCTCAGGACTTCTATAGCAGTCGGCATAGGCCTTTTTATTGCCCTTATAGGTTTTAAAAATGCAGGAATAATAGTAGAAAACAAAGACACTTTGGTGTCTTTTGGGCATCTATTATCGCCTGGCGTTCTCGTTGCATTATTAGGATTGCTTATCACGGCAACTTTAATGAGCAAGGGCACAAAGGGCGCAATCTTAATAGGCATTCTTTTGACCACTTTGTTTTCAATAATATTTGGTATAACAAAAGCACCTACTTCAGTAAGTAACCTTATCTCTTTTTCTGTGCCAAACGTATCAGATACATTATTAAAAATGAATTTATTAGGAGCAATTCATTACGGAATATTGGGAATAATATTTACTTTTTCGATAGTAGAACTCTTTGATAATATGGGAACTCTTATAGGCCTTACCACAAAGGGAAAGATTATTGACAGAGATGGTAATATACCAAACTTAAATAAGGCTCTTGTATCAGACTCAATAGGAACCATGATCAGTGCAATTTTAGGCACTTCCACTGTTACCTCATACATAGAAAGTGCAGCTGGCATTGCAGAAGGAGGAAGGACTGGCCTTAGTGCTCTAGTCGTAGCATTATGCTTTGGACTTGCAGTAATTTTTACCCCTCTTATCGGAATAGTGCCTGCTGTCGCTACCTCACCAGCTTTAATAATGGTGGGCACCCTCATGTTTTCAGAAATTCACAGAATAGATTTTTCAGATTTGACAGAAAGCTTCCCCGCTTTTATGACGATTATATTAATGCCACTTTCTTTTTCAATCGCAAACGGAATTGCTGCTGGTTTTATATCTTACGTATCACTAAAAGCATTAGCTGGAAAATTTAAAGAGATCAACCTCGTTTCTTTAGTTATTGCAATCGCCTTTTTGATAAATTTTGTTTTAAGACTACATTAA